Part of the bacterium genome, TCACCGGACACCCGTACCACAAATGATTTTATGCCTCTGGAAGATTTAAAGAAAAGCCTGTCGGCGATAATCGGCAAAACGGCCGAGGGGCTCTTCGACCTCCCGGACGGCCCGCCCGCCTTCGACCTCTCGCCCTCGGCGGAGCCGAAATTCGGGCACTTCGCCTGCAACCTGGCGTTGCAGCTCGCCGGTCCGCTGAAGCGCAGCCCGCGGCAGATTGGCGAGGCATTGGCCGGAGAGTTGGAGAAGGTTTTTGGGGATTTGGTGGAGCGGATCGAGGTCGCCGGGCCGGGTTTTTTGAACTTCCACCTCGCCGCCGGGGCGCAGGCCGAGCCGGTGAAGTCCATTCTCGCGGAAGAGAAGCCCTTCCTCTGGCCCGCCGAGAAGCCGCTAAAGATCAACTTGGAGTACGTGAGCGCCAACCCGACGGGTCCGCTGCTGGTGGTGAACGGCCGCGCCGCGGCCCTGGGCAGCGCGTTGGCGAAAATCCTCGTATCGGTGGGCCACCAGGTCACGGAAGAGTATTTCGTCAACGATGCTGGTAGCCAAGTGGTCGAGTTCGGCAAGAGCGTGTTCCGGGAGAATAGGGACAAGTATCGTAAGGCTGGATATGAGATACCAAATAATGTTTATGATTTGGGTAACGAGGGAGGCTATGCAGGTGATACTACTTCTGATGTAGCTGACACTGTTTATAAGAGCTTTATAGAAGAATACATGGCGACTACGCGAAAAATGATCTTTGACGAAAAAGCATATATAGATGAAGTAAATAACAGTGTAGTTGCTCAGCTGGAAAAGCAACAAATTACATTAAAACGATTTGGTTGTTTGTTCCAACAGTTTTATAAAGAGCACTATCTCTACTTCCCATCGGTTCGTCCATCCTATAGGAGCGTACTTGAAAATTATATTTTAAACGATGAATTATACATTGAGCGACTTCCAGGCCCAATTCGGGATGCCCTTTACCTACTTAAAGAGCTACGGATCGCCTACGAGTCCGAGGGCGCGGTCTGGCTCAGGACCACCGACTACGGCGACGAGAAGGACCGCGTCATCGTCCGCTCCAACGGCAAGCCGACCTATCTCCTCACCGACATCGCCTACCACCTGGACAAGTGGGAACGGCTCGGCGGGGACGAGTCGGGACGCCTGATGATTGACATCTGGGGACCGGACCACCACGGCCACATCCTCCCCACCAAGGCCGGCCTCCAGGCCGCCGGCATCCCGCCGGACAGGCTGGAGGTTTTAATCTCCGGTTGGGTGACGCTCAAACGCGGCGGCGAAATCGTCTCCATGAGCAAGCGCAAGGGGAACATCGTCACCCTGGACGAGCTTCTGGACGAGGTCGGGGTGGACGTGGCGCGGTACATGTTCCTCGAGCGCTCGCCCGAGGCGCACCTGGACTTCGACCTGGACCTGGCCGTCCAGCAGTCCTCGGAGAACCCGGCGTACTACATCCAGTACGCCCACGCGCGCATCGAGAGCATCTTCTCCGTGGCCCGGGAGGAAGGTTTTAGCGAGGATGAGCTTGGCGATGCCTCACTGGCGGAAGCCGACCTGACGCCCCTCTTTACCGACGACGACGCGGGCGAGCGTCAGCGGGAACTCCTGCGGCAGATAATCTTCTACCCCGGCGTGGTCGCGGGCGCCGCGGCGGGCTACGCCCCCCAGCGCGTGACCGCCTATCTGCACAACCTGGCCGGCGTCTTCCACCCGTACTACAAGAAGGTCAAGGTGCTGGTGGAGGAACGGGGGACGGCGCTGGCGCGGCTCGCTTTATGCCGGTCGTTGCAGAAAATCCTGGCCCACGGGCTCGGCCTGTTGGGCATATCGGCCCCCGAGTCCATGTAGCGGCGGTCCGCGGACTGGTTTATACTGGTTCCGAGGGAACCCATGCGGAAACTTTACGGCTTGATCCGGCTGATGCGGCCCAGGCAGTGGCTGAAGAACGTCGTCGTCTTCGCCGGCGTCGTGTTCGCGCAGCTTTACACCTCCCCGGCGGCGCTTCTGCGGTCCCTGGAGGCCTTCGGCATCTTCTGCCTCCTTTCGGGGGCGGTTTACGCCCTCAACGACGCCGTGGACGCCGAGCGCGACCGCTCGCACCCACACAAGAAAAACCGCCCGGTCGCCTCGGGCTTGGTGCCCCGGTCGCTGGCCTACTCCTGGTCCATCGTTCTGGCCGCCGGGGGGCTCCTGGCGGCCTGGACGGTCACGGAGGGCTTCCTCATCGTCGGCGCCGTTTACCTCGGCCTGAACCTGATTTATAGCTTCTGGGCCAAGAAGGTGGTCATCCTCGACGTCCTCCTCGTCGCCTTCGGCTTCGTACTGCGGGCCATCGGCGGCGTGGAGGCGCTGGTGGACTTTTCGCCGGGCCTGAAGTCCTCCCCCTGGTTCCTGGCGGTGACGCTCTTTTTGGCGCTCTTCCTGGCCCTGGAGAAGCGCCGGGCCGAGCTCACGTCCCTGGCCGAAGGCGCGGAGAGCCACCGCAAGACCCTGAGCGAGTACTCCACGCGCCTGTTGGACCAGATGTCCGCCGTGGTCACGACCGCCACCGTGGTGGCCTACAGCCTCTACACCCTCTGGCCCTCGACCGTGGAGCGGTTCGGGACCGAGGGGCTCGTCTACACGGTCCCCCTCGTTCTCTACGGCGTCTTCCGCTACCTCTACGACGTGGAGCAGCGGCGGCTGGGCGGCAACCCCTCGGCCATCCTCTCCAAGGACGTTTCGCTTTTGGTGGACGTTTTACTATGGGCCGCGGCGGTGGTGCTCATCATCCACTTCAAGCCGTAGTTTTAACGAAAGGCGGGCCCGGCCCGCCTTTTTAAAAACCCGCGAACGGTCAGTCCTCCATCGTCCACTGGTTGATGCCGAACCAGTGGCCGGTGTTGTTGATGTAATCGAGCTGTGACCTGAGCAGCTCGAAGTGACCCTCCTCCATCTGGGCGAGGTTTTTAAAGGTCTCGCGGACGGTGGCATCGTCGGCCTTGCGCGACCACTCGGTGTAATAGTCTATGGCTTCCCGCTCCAGGTTAATGGCCGTCTTGATGGCGTGGAGCTCGTTGGCGCCCTCGGCCCCGGCGGTCCTCTTCGCCACCGAATCGAGTTTCGGGACGAGCTCCGCAATCTCCGTCTGCGAGATTTCTATCGGCTCGATGGGCTTCCCGGCGAAGGCGTCGTTGAACTGCCGCCGCAGAATCTCGTAGTGGTCCACCTCCTCCCGGGCCAGGGTGATGAACATGTTCTTGCCGGTCTCGTCCCTGGTCTGCCGGGCGAACTCCAGATAGGTGGTGAAACCGGTTATCTCGGCCTCTATGGCCTGGGCGAGCACCTGTGCCACGGTTTTGCTCAAGGGTGCCTCCTGCGCTGGGTCGTTGATTATCGTCGTCTATCTCGTGCCGGCAAGGGGCTTAAACCCCTTGTCTCCTTTATACGGAAAAACGGAAGAGGATGACGTCGCCGTCCTGGACCGGGTAGTCTTTGCCCTCGATGCGGTAGAGGCCTCTCTTTTTGAGCTCGGCGATAGAGCCGTGCTCGCGCAGGTCTTCGAAGTGGGCCACCTCGGCGCGGATGAAGCCGTGGGCGATGTCGGAGTGTATGCAGGCCGCCGCCTCGAGGGCGGATGCGCCGCGCGGGAGAGTCCAGGCCCGGGTCTCTTTCTCGCCGGAGGTGAAGAAGCTCGACAGGCCCAAGGTGTCGTAACAGGCCCTGATCACTCGCTGGACGCCGTCTTCGGGCAGGTCGAACTCCCTCCTCATCAGTCCGGCTTCTTCAGGCTCCAGGCCGGCCAGCTCGCCCTCCAGCTTCCCGTGGATGACGAGCGGCTCGGCGGTCATTTGATCGAAATCTTTCGACAGGTCGCGCCCGTCGGCGTCCGCATTCAGGAGCGTGATGGTCGGCTTCAGCGTCAACAGGCCCAGGCCGCGGACCAGCTCCTCCTCGGCGGGGGTGAGGTCCACGGCGGATGCGGGACCGCCCCCCTCGAGCGTCCGCGCCAGCCGCCCGAGAGCCTCCCGCTCGACGCTCGCCAACTCCAACGCCCGCTTGTCGCTCCGGTTCACCCCCCTGTCCACGTTCTCCATCCGGGTTTGAACCGCGCCGAGGTCGGCCACGCCCAGTTCCAGCACGAAGACCTCGAAATCCCGGGCCGGGTTCACGGAGCCCTCGGGGTGGGGAACGTTGGGGTCATCGAAGGCGCGCAGAACGACGAGAAGGGCGTCGGCACGGCGAAGCTCGCTGATGAAACGCGCCGCCACCGATCCCCCGCCCTGACCCCGGGCCAGACCGGCCACATCGAGGTAGGTCACCTGCGCCCGGGTAAGCTTCCCCTTCCCCTCCAGGGACCAGAGCCATTCCAAACGCTCGTCAGCCACCGGCGTCACCTCCACGTTGACCTCCACTTTCCCGGGGTGCGAGTCGTGGTGCGATCCGGTCAGGAGGTTGAAGAGGGTGGTCTTGCCCGACTGGGGCAGCCCGCAGAGGCCGACGTTCATCGTACCCGGTCCGTTTCGATGGCGGAAAAAGTATAGCAGCCGGTGCCGCGGCTGTCGAGACGACGGCGCCTGAACCTTCCCTCTTGACATCCGCCCGGCGTCCGGTTAAACTACGCCGCGAAAAATGCCGCTGTACCCGACGGGGGGAAAAGAATGGCTCACAAGAAAGCGGGCGGCTCTTCCAGAAACGGACGCGATTCCGAGTCCAAGCGCCTCGGATGCAAGCGCTTCGCGGGGCAGTTCGTCACCGGCGGGTCCATCCTCGTCCGACAGCGGGGGACGGAGTTCTTCCCCGGCCCCGGCGCCGGTCTGGGGAGGGACAACACCGTGTTCGCCCTCTTCGACGGCGTGGTGGATTACTACCGCCGCCGCGACCGCCGCTACATCTCCGTGACGGTTAGGTGACCTCGTCTCTGTGCCGGTGTGCGGTGGCGACGGGATGCAAATTTGAGAAGAACGAGACGCTCCCTTAAAACCCCGGACGGGGTTTTTTAACATGTTCACAGACCGGGCTAAAATTTACGTCTGCAGTGGTTCCGGCGGCGACGGCGTCGTCAGCTTCCGCCGGGAGAAGTACGTCCCCCGGGGCGGCCCCGACGGCGGGGACGGTGGACGCGGCGGGTCGGTCTACATCGCGGGCACCTACGGGCTCAACACCCTCGTCTGCTTCCGCTACCGTCCGAGGTACCTCGCCCCCGACGGCAAGCCCGGCGCCAAACAGCGGAAGACGGGCGCCTCGGGGGAGAATCTCGTTGTCTTATGCCCCGTGGGAACCCAGGCTTACCGTTTGCCGGAGAACGTCCTCGCGGCCGATCTCGACGAGGACGGCAAGCGGGTCCTCATCGCCCGGGGCGGACGCGGCGGCAAGGGCAACGTCCACTTCGCCACGGCGACAAGACAGGCCCCGCGCATTGCCACTCCCGGCGGGGCGGGGGAAGGCTTCGAGCTGCAACTGGAGCTGAAGCTCATCGCCGACGTGGGGCTGGCCGGGATGCCCAACGCCGGCAAGTCCTCCATCCTCGCGCGGCTCACCAACGCCCGGCCCGAGATCGCCGCCTACCCCTTCACCACCCTGGAGCCCCACCTCGGCGTGGTCGAGCTGGACCGGGAGAGGGCCTTCGTCTTGGCCGACATCCCGGGCCTCATTGCCGGCGCCAGCAGGGGGGTCGGCCTGGGGCACGATTTCCTCCGCCACATCGAGCGGACACGCCTGGTGGCCGTGGTGGTGGACGCCGCGGGCACAGAAGGACGAGACCCCGTCGAGGATTTCGCCGTCGTGCTCGGCGAGTTGAACGCGCACAGCCCGGAGCTGGCGGCCAAGGTCGCCCTGGTCATCGGCAATAAAATTGACCTGCCCGGTGCGACCGTCCACGTGCATCGGATGCGGGAGGCGACGGGGTTGCCGGTCCTCCCCCTGTCGGCCGTCAGCGGCGTCGGCTGCGACGACCTGATCTCCCTTCTCGCACGGGAGCTGGTCGCACGGGGGCTGTGGACCGTCGGGCTTCCCGCCTCCGACGAGGAGCCCTTCGATCCCCTCGCCTGAACCCGACCCCATTTTCCTAGTCTAATAAAGCCGTATCGGGTATAATCGAGATGGGATGGTGATTAACATGGAGGGCCCCTTGCTCCTGCCGGGCCACAACGACAACGTCGAGATTGACGACGAGGTGTATCACGTCCAGTCGGAGACCCGCGGCGAAGTTGATTCCCCCTACATCGTCACTCTGGTCTTCGTGGCCGGAGGCATCGTCTATCGCCGTAAAACCGAGTGGCTCGGTGCCGTGGATTCCGACGAGGCCCTGACCCAGTTCAAAGAGCTCCTGACGAACCAGCACCGGTCGGTCATCGCCGATATCAAGAGCAACTCCCTCAAGAGGGTCAGCGTCGAGGAGCAGAAGCAGATCGAGATGGACGAGCGCGAGCTCATCGCACGCTTCCTCGACGAGTGGGCCAGCGAGTGAGCCGTTCCTCCGAAGCGGCGGGGCGCGGGTTTGTAAATGCGCGTTAACCCGGCGGGGGATCATACCCCCGCCGTCCGGTGAGCGAGAGTGGCGGAACTGGCATACGCGCTGGATTTAGGTTCCAGTGGCTCCGGCCGTGCGGGTTCAAGTCCCGCCTCTCGCACCAGCATGATGCTGGACCCTGTTCCGCGGGGAACGGTTTGAGTCATTCGTGAGCAATCGCCGCGAGCGGGGCCTTTTTCTAATCGCCAAGTTTATTTAAACGCATGATGCTGGACCCTGTTCCGCGGGGAGAGGTTCAGTTTATTCCCACACAATCGCCGCGAGCGGGGCCAAGTCCAATTTTAATAGCACCAACCTCGCCGTATGCAGACCGACATTGACCACCTCACCCCCCTCCGATGCCAAAACACATAAACTCCTCCCTCTACACCCGCTTCGCCGGCCTACGCGACTTCCTGTCGCTGAAGCTGACCGGCGCGTACCCCCGCCCCATCAACGTCCACGTCGAGATAAACAACACCTGCAATCTCGACTGCGTGATGTGCCCCCGGGACCGGCTTACCCGCCGGTTGACCCTGATGGACGACGACCTTTTTCGGAGCGTAGTGCGCCAGCTTGCGGGAATGGGGGTTCCATCCGTCAGCCTGTTCCTCTTCGGCGATCCGCTTTGCCACCCGCGTCTGGACGAGATGGTGGCTTACGCCGCGGAGCACGGCGTGGCCCCCGTCCTCAACACGAACGCGATGGCTCTGACCGAGGAGCGCGGTCGGAAGCTCCTCGACGCGGGGCTGAAAACCGTCATCTTCTCCGTGGACGGCGTCACGCCGGAAGTCTTTGCGGAAGTCCGCCGGGGGGGCGATTTGGAGCGGGTGCGGGCCAACATCCTCCGTTTCCTCGAGCTGGCGGCGGAGCGCCGACCGCGGCCGGCCACGGTGGTGCAGTTTGCCGTCTCCAATATCAACGAGCACGAGGTGGACGCCTTCCGGGCCTTCTGGGAGGGGAAGGTGGATCGGCTCAAATTCACCCGCGTCACCGAGTACGCGGGCATCGAGGGGCTCAAGACCTACGAATACAAAACGCTGGAGCGGCGTCCCTGCCCGGACACCTGGAGCAAGATGGTGATTCTGGCCGACGGCACGGTGACCACCTGCTGCCTGGACCTGAACGGTGAGCTGGGGATGGGGGACGCCGCCGCGACACCGCTCCGGGACCTCTGGCGCTCCCCCCGCTGGAGAACTCTCCGCCGGGCCCACCGGCGCCTGAATTTCGCCGAATACCCCGTCTGCGACGCCTGCCCCATGCCGCTTTTATACGCGGCCAACCTGGCGGACCGTTCCGCCGACGAGCTCCCGGAAAGGTCGTAAGTTCCAATCCACTAAAAAAGGGGAGAGCGTCGGCTCTCCCTTGCCAATTCGCGCGCGTTCGGTCAGCCTCTCTCGGCGGCGACCTCCCGGACCAGCCGTTCCAATCTCTCCGCCAGCTTCTTAGCGGGAACGGCCCGCTCCACTATTTCACCCCGGACGAAGATGTCGCCCGAGTCCGCGCCCCCGGCGACGCCGACGTCGGCGTGAGCGGCCTCCCCGGGACCGTTGACCACGCAGCCCATCACCGCCACCCTCAGGGGGGTGACGATGTCGGAGAGCCGTTTTTCCACCTCCCGCAGGAGCCCCTCCAGGTCGTAGTTGCAGCGGCCGCAGGTGGGGCAGGCGATGATTTCCACCCCCCGCTCGCGCAGACCGCAGGCGCGGAGTATCTCCCAGGCGACCCGCACCTCGGCCGTCGGGTCTCCGGTCAGACTCACCCGCAGCGTGTCGCCGATGCCCTCCAGTAAAAGTGTGCCTATGCCCAGGGCGCTCTTGACTACACCGGCGTCGTGCCAGCCGGCCTCGGTCACCCCCAGGTGGAGCGGCCAGCTCGTCTTCTCCGCCAGGAGGCGGTAGGCGGCGAGGGTGTCCGTGACCGACGACGCCTTGGCGCTGATTTTAATGGATTCCAGACCGGCGTCCTCCAGCAACCGCACTTCATTCAGGGCGCTTTCGACCAGGGCTTCGGGCGCAGGGCCGCCGAATTTCGCCAGCAGGTCGGGATCGAGGGAGCCGGCGTTGACTCCGACCCGGATGGGAATCCCCGCCTCGACCGCCGCCCGAGCCACCCGGCGGACGGCCCCGGGGTCGCGCAGGTTCCCCGGGTTCAGCCGCAGGCCCGCGACGCCGGCCTCCACCGAGGCCAGGGCGAGCTGCTCCGAGAAGTGGATGTCCGCCACGAGGGGGATGGTAGTTTTTTTCACCAGCTCCGGGAGCGTCTTGACCGCCCGGCGGTCCGGGACCGCCACCCGCACTATCTCGCACCCCGCCGCGACCAGCTTTTCGATCTGCGCCAGGGTCTTTTCCGCGTCGTGGGTCGGGGTGTTGGTCATGGACTGGACGGCCACCGGCGCGCCGCCGCCGATGGGCACGCCGCCCAGAAAAATCCGACGCGTCGTCTCTCGGTGCAGAGGGGCCATGAATTTTATCGCTTAGGTTGGATGCTACCCGTCGAGATAATACCTTACGACGGGCCGCATGGGGGAGCGCCGGGACACCTCTCTGAATCCCATCTTCATATAAGTCGAGAAAAGGCCCATGTATGCGGAAATTTCCGGGTTCTTGCTCTTCTCGGGGATGAGCGGGTAGGCCTCGACGACCCCGCCGCCCCGCTCCTCGACGTAATCCACGGCTGCGCCGACGAGGGCCTCCGACATCCCGCTCCTGCGGTGCCGCTCCGGGATGAAGAAGCAGGTGATGGACCACACCGGCTCGTCGTCCACCCTCTTCAGGACCGGCGACCGGTCCTGGACGGGAAAAGTCTCCCGGGGCGCCACCGAGTACCAGCCCGCCGGCTCACCACCGGAGTAGGCCAGGATGCCGGGTACATCCCCGGATTCGATGATGCGGCGGAAATTTTTGCGGTTTTCCTCCCCGTAATTTTTCTCGAAGTCTTTGCGCCTGTTGCGCCGGTACATGCACCAGCAGCCCGGGAACGGGTGGCCGTCCCGGAACAGCCGCTCCAGGTCGTCCCAACGGTCGGCGGTCGCCGGCGCGAACACGAGCCCCTCGGTCCTTGTCACTGCTTTTTCCCCGCCTCGTCGTCCATGTCCCGGAGCGCCGCCGCGGCGTCCACCCCGGAGCCCTCTTTCAGCCGACCCCGTTGCAGTTGCCCCAGGCTCAGGCCCTCCCGGACGAGGAAAATCAGCCCCACGACGATGTACGGGAGCACCTGGGTCACGTGCAGGAGGATGGCGAAGGCCCCGGCCATGCCCTTACCCGCCTCGCCGTACACCCCGACGATGGCCGGCGCGCAGGTGGTGAGCCCCAGGTAGCCGAACTGCTCGAAGATGCCCAGGAATCCCGGCGCCGAGGGGAAGACCACCCCCAGGCACACGTAGGCCAGCGTGAACGGCGCGGCGAACCACGGCGTCAGCCCGGCGAAGGGCATCGCCTGAATGATGGGCACGTAAGAAAGCACCGCCGTGCCCCAGATGGCGAAGGACAGCCCCACGGCCGCCCACAGCCGTCCCTTGTGGTTGAAGATGTGCAGCCCGTCGCCGAAATTCACGAAGAACTCCCGGACCTTCTCCCGCGTCTTTTTCCCGAAGAGACGGGCCGGGAGCGACAGAATCTTCGCCACCGGGTCGCGCCGGTAGTACAGAAACACCAGCGCCAGGCATCCCGTCACGTACACCGCACCCACCGCGATGGCCAGCCCCATCTTCACCATCCCGCCGAAGGGGAAGAGGAAGAGCATCCAGATGAAAATCGCCATGATGACGAGGCCGTCGAGTATGCGGACGAAGATGACCGTGGCCAGCGCGCTGGAGTACTTGTACCCCGAATTGCGGGTGACCACGTAGGGCCGGATGAGCTCCCCCGCCCGCAGGGGCAAGACGCCGTTGGCCATGAAGCCTATCATCGTCCCGCTCGCAGCGTTCAGGAATTTCACCGGATGGATGGAGTCCAGGAAGAGCTTCCAGCGCCAGATGCGCAGCATGTAGCTCACCGCCAGCGGGACGACCCACCAGACTAAAATCAGGTAGTTGGCCTGGGCGAAGCCCCGGCCCAGCCCCTCCAGGTCCACGTCGTGGAAGAACCACCAGAGGAGCCCCCCGGAGATGACCACGCCCAGCCAGAAGCGCCAGTTCTTCAGCAAATCCCGGTCCCTCGGTCGCGAGGATGTGTCGCGTGCAAGTATAACGGAAATGCGCGCCCAAACCAACAAGATGACCCCCGGCGGGGGGTCGTGGAGCCGCTGCTCGGACTTGAACCGAGGACCTGCTCATTACGAGTGAGCTGCTCTGCCAAACTGAGCTACAGCGGCGCGCGGGGCATTGTAGCATCCTCCGTTTGCGTGGTCAAGGCGCCCCCGGGGGCACCGGAAACCCCGACCGTGTTTGTGCTAGACTTTAGATGGGATTTTCCTCATCTTGGTGTTGAAGTTTATGAAGAAGCTCGTCCTTGATTTTTTACTCATCCCCGTCGCGGCCACCTTCGCCGTTTACGAAGGCTGGTCTGAACCTGTACTAGTAGCTGACGGTGTTAAATATAGTGAGTTTGATAAGCCATTCATTACTTTGGAGTTGGAGGAGAATTATGTCATAATACATCGGTATTGGGACGGTGATTCGGATGTATATTTAACGAAGATTGATCAAGCTGGGAATGTTTTATTAGGGCCAAAACCAGTAATTAACACTGGTGTTTGGGAAGATCTCCCAATTTGCGTTATAGCATCGGATAATACGCTTTATCTCTTTTATATTCGCTTTGAAGGTGTAACCGACAACCTTTGGTACGCTCATATCTCATCAGACGGTGATATACTTGAAGGTCCATCTCTTTTCGCCTACACAGATACGACAGGGTATAGTAACCACAGTTGGCCATCAGCTGTTATTGAAGCAGATAATACAATCCACCTGGCCTACATGGTTGATTATAACGGGAAGGATACGCTAGCATACACACGTTATAACCCGGATACGGAGGAAAGACTGGATATTCGGGGTATAACAATTTCTCATCACGATGTATATTATCAGAACCTGAATGACAATTGGGAGGTTGAGGTTGACTCCGAGGGTAACGCACACCTTTTCTTTGACCAGACTTTAGAATTTGAGTGGATGAATCCGAGTGTTACGGAAGTATGCTGGGCTAAGGTCCCACACGATTCAGCCGGTGAGTATGAATCAAAGATTCTTTCTAACTTCATGGTGGATAATTTCGATGACGGTGGAATAGACGCTACCATTGACGATTCCGACATCATTCACATGGTTTGGGGGGGGTACTCGATTACACACGTGGCGGTATCTATTACTCAATGGATACTGATGGAAATGAAGTAACGGGGTACAAGAAGTTCTTTCCGCCTGACTGGGATGGAGAAGTTGGTTATCTTGGCATTATGTATAATAACGGTAATCTCGCGGTCTTAGGTATTAGAGATAATCGTTTTGTTTTCGGACGCCTTGATTTAGAGGGAGATATTTACGAAGATTTTGATTACATCAGCGATGAGGTTATTTACTGGCCTTACAGCGACGAATTCAGATTCATCAACCATAATAACGGTTTTGTATGTATTGCGTGGGCAGATGATTGCGACCTCTGGTACCAGTACACCCTTGACGGTTTCGCTGTCGATGAGCCCCACCTAGAGGCCTCTTCTGATGGCGACGGCATCCTCCTCTCCTGGCGCGAGGAGGAAGATTTAGTCGGCTCAAATTGGCGCCTGGAGCGCGACGGTGAGCACTTGGTCAATCTCTCCGGCGACGCGATTTACCGCTACCTGGACCGCGACGCCGAGCCGAACGTCACCCACCTCTACACCCTCGAAGCCACGCTTCCCGACGGCACCGTTCGCACCTTTGGT contains:
- a CDS encoding T9SS type A sorting domain-containing protein yields the protein MDTDGNEVTGYKKFFPPDWDGEVGYLGIMYNNGNLAVLGIRDNRFVFGRLDLEGDIYEDFDYISDEVIYWPYSDEFRFINHNNGFVCIAWADDCDLWYQYTLDGFAVDEPHLEASSDGDGILLSWREEEDLVGSNWRLERDGEHLVNLSGDAIYRYLDRDAEPNVTHLYTLEATLPDGTVRTFGPVEAAWPGLDAGRFTLYTPYPCPAADRVILSYYLPEGTKNVELSLYDLSGRLLESSVSLPTAPGRHEISYDASNLPPGVYVARLSTSTASLSQRIVITR
- a CDS encoding lysylphosphatidylglycerol synthase transmembrane domain-containing protein; translated protein: MLKNWRFWLGVVISGGLLWWFFHDVDLEGLGRGFAQANYLILVWWVVPLAVSYMLRIWRWKLFLDSIHPVKFLNAASGTMIGFMANGVLPLRAGELIRPYVVTRNSGYKYSSALATVIFVRILDGLVIMAIFIWMLFLFPFGGMVKMGLAIAVGAVYVTGCLALVFLYYRRDPVAKILSLPARLFGKKTREKVREFFVNFGDGLHIFNHKGRLWAAVGLSFAIWGTAVLSYVPIIQAMPFAGLTPWFAAPFTLAYVCLGVVFPSAPGFLGIFEQFGYLGLTTCAPAIVGVYGEAGKGMAGAFAILLHVTQVLPYIVVGLIFLVREGLSLGQLQRGRLKEGSGVDAAAALRDMDDEAGKKQ